A genome region from Primulina eburnea isolate SZY01 chromosome 9, ASM2296580v1, whole genome shotgun sequence includes the following:
- the LOC140840908 gene encoding WAT1-related protein At1g68170-like — MEQICCCAAAQELKPIMLMILNQIASGGVNLFYILSVADGMKSLKGEIWPESLSDAWKSRPRFSKMVALQAFVSGLLGEHSFDICNIYTAMYSIIPALTFVLAVIFRYLKLVGEVRNTKIGRKAKVLVSALSISGEMVLSFYKGINVTLWSRHVDLLQTASAASNQRQQQSPLLGSLLAVSSCFSYASWYMIQVILHE, encoded by the exons ATGGAGCAGATTTGTTGTTGTGCAGCAGCGCAAGAGCTAAAGCCAATAATGCTTATGATACTAAACCAAATAGCAAGTGGAGGTGTCAATCTGTTTTACATACTTTCAGTAGCTGATGGGATGAAG TCCTTGAAAGGTGAAATTTGGCCTGAATCACTTTCAGATGCTTG gaagaGTAGGCCAAGGTTCTCAAAGATGGTAGCTTTGCAAGCTTTTGTGAGTGGATTATTAGG AGagcatagttttgacatctgCAACATTTACACAGCAATGTATAGTATCATTCCAGCTCTTACATTCGTCTTGGCTGTCATTTTCAGGTACTTAAAACTG GTTGGAGAAGTTAGGAATACAAAAATCGGCAGGAAAGCGAAGGTTTTGGTATCCGCTCTAAGCATTTCTGGAGAAATGGTTCTAAGCTTTTACAAAGGAATAAATGTCACACTTTGGTCCAGACATGTAGATTTGCTTCAGACTGCTTCGGCTGCTAGTAATCAGCGGCAGCAGCAGAGTCCTTTGCTGGGCTCGTTACTGGCCGTATCCAGCTGTTTTTCTTACGCATCTTGGTACATGATTCAGGTAATACTACATGAATAA
- the LOC140841785 gene encoding pentatricopeptide repeat-containing protein At4g19191, mitochondrial-like, with protein MLSSQVFPVLQRFTVAAWNSHIRQAVNQGDAQRALLLFRQMKQQSSAQPNNLTFPFIAKACAKLRDLGFSRIIHSHIAKTPYSVNIYVQTALVDMYVKCNDLECAYNLFDEMSDRDVASWNAIIMGFAQVGFIDSVSSLFNRMRTEDLIPDAVTIMGLTQMVYGNKDRKLLCAVHCFGIKSGFEDDVSVANTWISGYAKCGDLCSAEMVFHGVNLDSLTTVSWNAMIAGCSYVEDSVKSVGVYKQMLCIGHRPDLSTILNLLSSFSRPESLCHGKLIHAHGVKIGCYEDVTLLNTLVSMHCKCGDIDSARYIFDDMKVKSRVTWTAMIGGYTKQGDLDEALSLFHAMEVAGEEPDLVTIVHLISVCAKVGSLDIGKWIDEFAVSKGLKGNVMVCNALLDMYAKCGSIQDAEEIFHAMDGKTVVSWTTMIAGYGLNGKFQESLYLMDQMLKLGLEPNDATFLAVLQACTHAGFLEEGWGFFEKMSKVYGLSPGLDHYACMACLIGRQGKLEEALKFILHMPTKPDAGVWGALLCACKIHSDLGIAEYAARHLFELEPQAAAPYVEMANIYASTKEWEGFAAMRREMKSKQVIKSPGQSAIQMHGKCYSFTVEDRYHSERCEIFEALDSLGLQLKDEMDLFSKGNSIYASSRVLVEPM; from the coding sequence ATGCTATCGTCCCAGGTTTTTCCAGTTCTCCAGCGGTTTACAGTTGCTGCGTGGAACTCCCACATAAGACAAGCAGTGAATCAAGGCGATGCTCAGAGAGCTCTTCTCCTATTTCGCCAAATGAAGCAGCAATCTTCTGCACAACCAAACAACTTAACTTTCCCATTCATCGCAAAAGCATGCGCGAAATTACGCGACCTCGGATTCTCCCGGATTATCCATTCCCATATTGCGAAAACGCCGTACAGTGTGAATATATATGTACAAACGGCTTTGGTTGATATGTACGTGAAATGCAATGATTTGGAGTGCGCTTATAATCTGTTTGACGAAATGTCTGACAGAGACGTAGCTTCTTGGAATGCGATTATCATGGGTTTTGCGCAAGTGGGTTTCATCGACAGCGTTTCATCGTTGTTTAATCGAATGAGGACTGAAGATTTAATCCCCGACGCGGTTACGATCATGGGGTTGACACAAATGGTATACGGAAATAAGGACCGGAAACTGCTGTGTGCAGTTCATTGTTTCGGGATTAAATCTGGTTTTGAAGATGACGTGTCTGTTGCCAACACTTGGATATCTGGCTATGCTAAATGTGGGGATTTGTGCTCTGCTGAAATGGTCTTTCATGGAGTCAATTTGGATTCTTTAACTACTGTTTCATGGAATGCAATGATTGCAGGATGTTCTTATGTTGAGGACTCCGTGAAATCCGTTGGGGTTTACAAACAGATGCTTTGTATTGGGCATAGGCCTGATTTGAGTACCATTCTTAACTTGCTTTCTTCCTTTTCTCGTCCCGAGTCTCTATGTCACGGCAAGCTGATTCATGCTCATGGAGTCAAGATAGGTTGTTATGAAGATGTCACCTTACTTAATACTCTTGTTTCTATGCATTGCAAGTGTGGAGACATTGATTCCGCAAGATATATATTTGACGACATGAAGGTGAAGTCTCGTGTGACGTGGACTGCTATGATTGGTGGGTATACAAAGCAAGGTGATCTTGATGAAGCTTTATCCTTGTTTCATGCTATGGAGGTTGCCGGTGAGGAACCTGACTTGGTTACTATTGTCCATTTGATATCGGTGTGTGCCAAAGTTGGTTCCCTGGACATCGGAAAATGGATCGATGAATTCGCGGTTTCTAAGGGGTTAAAAGGAAATGTAATGGTGTGCAATGCATTGTTGGATATGTATGCAAAATGTGGTAGCATACAAGATGCTGAGGAAATTTTTCATGCCATGGATGGGAAGACAGTTGTTTCTTGGACAACTATGATTGCAGGATATGGACTAAATGGAAAGTTTCAAGAATCGTTGTATCTTATGGATCAGATGTTGAAGTTGGGTTTAGAGCCGAATGATGCAACATTTCTTGCTGTTCTTCAGGCTTGTACTCACGCCGGTTTCTTGGAGGAAGGGTGGGGATTCTTTGAGAAGATGAGTAAAGTTTACGGATTGAGTCCTGGATTGGATCACTATGCCTGTATGGCTTGCCTCATTGGACGTCAAGGAAAGCTTGAAGAAGCATTGAAGTTTATTCTACACATGCCCACTAAACCAGACGCAGGAGTGTGGGGAGCTTTGCTTTGTGCCTGCAAGATTCATAGTGATTTGGGGATCGCAGAGTATGCAGCACGTCATCTTTTTGAACTTGAACCACAGGCTGCGGCTCCATATGTTGAAATGGCTAATATTTATGCATCAACAAAAGAGTGGGAGGGGTTTGCTGCTATGCGGAGAGAAATGAAGAGCAAGCAAGTGATAAAATCTCCAGGTCAGAGTGCGATACAAATGCATGGAAAGTGCTACTCATTTACAGTGGAAGATAGGTACCATTCTGAAAGGTGTGAAATATTTGAAGCATTGGATAGCTTAGGTTTGCAGTTGAAAGATGAAATGGATTTGTTCTCCAAAGGAAATTCAATCTACGCAAGTTCTCGAGTTCTCGTGGAACCGATGTGA
- the LOC140841786 gene encoding LOW QUALITY PROTEIN: SNW/SKI-interacting protein A-like (The sequence of the model RefSeq protein was modified relative to this genomic sequence to represent the inferred CDS: deleted 2 bases in 1 codon), giving the protein MVVLKDILPKAKSSVNTNYDHTNDPWFKSRYSTLSEAENVETFKAKPVPPYLKRAGFKPSKPEDFGDGGAFPEIHYAQYPLGMGRSTGQKPSGKTLPLTVDESGNLRYDSIVRQNENAKKIVYSQHSDLVPMVVKDNEEVDEMDVDEKQKEIDETTQDTKAALEKIVNVRLSAAQPKNVPTQSSDCKFIKYKPSQQSAAFNSGAKERIIRMVEMPVDPLEPPKFKHKRVPKASGSPPVPVMHSPPRPVTVKDQQDWKIPPCISNWKNAKGYTIPLDKRLAADGRGLQDVQINDNFAKLSEALYVAEQKAREAVAVRSKVQKEMMMKEKEKKEMELRELARKARSERTGVAPAAAVPMPSERGAINDGDVRMDYERVRDAPKETKEEREERSNREKIREERRRERERERRLEAKDAAMGKKSKITRDRDRDISEKVALGMASTGGRQGEVMYDQRLFNQEKGMDSGFATDDAYNIYDKGLFTTQATMSTLYKPKKDVDDEMYGGEDEQLDKLMKTERFKPDKAFAGTSERAGPRDRPVEFDKEQQPEEDPFGLDQFLTEVKTGKKAMDKVGSGGTLKASAGSMRDGFEVSGRSRINFERGR; this is encoded by the exons ATGGTTGTATTGAAAGACATTCTTCCAAAGGCAAAGTCGTCTGTAAATACAAATTATGATCACACCAATGATCCATGGTTTAAAAGTAGGTACAGTACA TTATCTGAGGCTGAGAATGTAGAGACCTTCAAGGCCAAGCCAGTGCCCCCGTACTTGAAAAGGGCTGGGTTTAAGCCCTCAAAACCTGAGGACTTCGGCGATGGAGGGGCATTCCCTGAAATTCACTATGCACAATACCCACTTGGCATGGGCCGGAGTACTGGTCAGAAGCCTTCCGGGAAGACTTTACCCCTCACTGTGGATGAGAGTGGGAACTTGAGATACGATTCTATCGTGAGGCAGAATGAGAATGCAAAGAAGATTGTATATTCACAGCATTCGGATTTGGTTCCAATGGTTGTGAAGGATAACGAGGAAGTGGACGAGATGGATGTGGATGAGAAGCAGAAAGAGATAGATGAGACTACACAAGACACCAAGGCTGCTCTTGAGAAGATTGTTAACGTGAGGTTGAGCGCTGCCCAGCCAAAAAATGTTCCCACTCAGTCCTCAGATTGTAAGTTTATTAAGTACAAACCGTCGCAGCAGTCTGCAGCTTTTAACTCTGGGGCCAAGGAGAGAATCATTCGGATGGTAGAGATGCCAGTAGATCCTTTGGAGCCTCCCAAGTTTAAGCACAAGAGGGTTCCAAAGGCTTCTGGTTCTCCGCCAGTGCCAGTTATGCATTCTCCGCCTCGTCCTGTGACTGTGAAGGACCAGCAGGACTGGAAAATTCCACCTTGTATTTCTAATTGGAAAAATGCCAAGGGTTACACCATACCACTGGACAAGCGTCTGGCTGCGGATGGGCGGGGCCTTCAGGATGTACAGATTAATGATAATTTTGCCAAGTTATCAGAGGCTTTGTATGTTGCTGAACAGaaagcaagagaggctgttgcTGTGCGATCTAAGGTTCAGAAGGAGATGATGATGAAAGAAAAGGAGAAGAAGGAAATGGAACTGCGAGAGTTGGCACGAAAGGCACGATCTGAGAGAACTGGTGTTGCTCCAGCTGCTGCTGTGCCAATGCCTTCTGAGAGGGGTGCAATCAATGATGGTGATGTAAGGATGGATTATGAGCGTGTAAGAGATGCCCCAAAGGAAACCAAGGAAGAGAGAGAGGAGAGATCGAATCGGGAGAAAATTCGCGAGGAGCGACGGAGAGAGAGGGAGAGGGAGAGGAGGCTGGAGGCAAAAGATGCTGCTATGGGGAAGAAGAGCAAAATTACGAGGGATAGAGACCGTGATATCAGTGAGAAAGTTGCTCTTGGAATGGCCTCCACTGGAGGAAGGCAAGGTGAAGTTATGTACGATCAGAGGTTGTTTAACCAGGAGAAAGGAATGGATTCTGGTTTTGCCACAGATGACGCCTACAACATCTATGACAAGGGCCTGTTTACTACTCAAGCAACTATGAGTACTCTATACAAACCGAAGAAAGATGTAGATGATGAGATGTATGGAGGCGAAGATGAGCAGCTAGATAAGTTGATGAAAACCGAGCGCTTCAAGCCTGACAAGGCATTTGCGGGTACTTCTGAGAGGGCTGGGCCTAGGGATAGGCCTGTTGAGTTTGACAAGGAACAGCAGCCTGAGGAAGATCCCTTCGGCTTGGATCAGTTCTTGACGGAGGTCAAGACTGGCAAGAAAGCGATGGACAAAGTTGGGAGTGGTGGTACCTTAAAGGCCAGTGCTGGATCCATGCGAGATGGCTTTGAAGTGTCAGGTAGGTCGCGAATCAACTTTGAGAGGGGTCGCTAA
- the LOC140840592 gene encoding uncharacterized protein, with product MGACASRFNVLKNSCDAPPPSVTKEEDTAAVVGEEVEEKDEGLVADDEAKHQSLGQMLIQENEGGKGLVKNDCKASVELEQEDAEPRGNETLKSLEAAEEAEKTEGKPIQISNLETFEKVEDKPVAEPVKAVEFEENEESATDKKPDAKKTEKE from the exons ATGGGAGCATGTGCGAGCAGGTTTAATGTTTTGAAGAACTCCTGCGATGCTCCGCCGCCGTCTGTTACGAAGGAGGAGGACACCGCCGCCGTCGTGGGAGAAGAGGTGGAGGAGAAGGATGAAGGGCTGGTGGCGGATGATGAAGCCAAGCACCAATCACTGGGTCAAATGTTAATCCAGGAG AATGAAGGGGGCAAAGGCCTGGTTAAGAATGACTGCAAAGCTTCAGTGGAATTAGAACAAGAAGATGCAGAGCCCCGAGGAAATGAAACCTTAAAATCTCTTGAAGCTGCAGAAGAAGCTGAGAAAACAGAAGGGAAACCAATTCAGATATCGAATCTCGAAACATTCGAAAAAGTCGAAGATAAGCCGGTGGCAGAGCCTGTGAAGGCAGTAGAATTTGAGGAAAATGAGGAATCTGCAACTGATAAAAAACCAGATGCAAAGAAAACCGAGAAGGAGTGA